The following proteins are co-located in the Chaetodon trifascialis isolate fChaTrf1 chromosome 14, fChaTrf1.hap1, whole genome shotgun sequence genome:
- the LOC139342401 gene encoding B2 bradykinin receptor-like, translating into MTLQPTSIPGFATTASYGDQSNPNGTECPDLDAWEWLNTSQPVYILFITVLGIVFNVFVLMVFCLHKKPCTVAEIYLSNLAAADLVLVSCLPFWAINIANGFNWPFGQFLCKVVNQGIKMNAYSSIYFLVLVSIDRYVALVHTMSYGRMRRPKYAKLGCLLMWGFGLLLTVPTLIFRKVEHFPEYGVHACFLDYPNRTVQQVCNGMLIVFSFIIPISIILFCTIKIIQALKIQALERFNAEKTEQRATTLMLVVLLAFLICWVPFHMITILDVLLQANILQGCHLTNVLEICNQIFTYFAFFNSVLNPILYVIVGKNFRKKVREVLNQWNNKKKESSESTRSNLSSTLKTLA; encoded by the exons ATGACTCTTCAACCGACAAG CATCCCAGGCTTCGCCACCACAGCTTCATATGGAGACCAAAGCAACCCCAATGGGACTGAGTGTCCTGACCTGGATGCCTGGGAGTGGCTCAACACCAGCCAGCCGGTGTATATCCTGTTCATCACTGTGCTGGGAattgtgtttaatgtgtttgtccTGATGGTTTTCTGCCTTCATAAGAAGCCCTGCACCGTGGCTGAGATCTACTTGAGCAACCTGGCTGCCGCTGACCTTGTTCTGGTGTCTTGTTTGCCTTTCTGGGCCATCAACATAGCCAACGGTTTCAACTGGCCTTTTGGTCAGTTCCTGTGCAAAGTCGTCAACCAGGGCATTAAGATGAACGCCTATTCCAGCATCTACTTCCTTGTTCTGGTTAGCATAGATCGCTATGTGGCCCTGGTGCATACGATGTCCTATGGCAGAATGCGTAGGCCAAAATACGCCAAACTGGGCTGCCTGCTGATGTGGGGTTTTGGCTTGCTCCTGACTGTCCCCACGCTCATCTTCAGGAAAGTCGAACACTTCCCTGAATATGGTGTACATGCATGCTTTCTGGACTACCCTAACCGTACTGTACAGCAGGTCTGTAATGGGATGTTGATTGTTTTTAGTTTCATCATCCCCATTTCAATCATCTTATTTTGCACTATCAAGATTATTCAGGCTTTGAAGATCCAGGCATTAGAAAGGTTCAATGCTGAGAAAACGGAGCAGAGAGCCACCACTCTGATGCTGGTGGTCCTCCTGGCATTCCTGATCTGCTGGGTGCCATTCCACATGATCACCATACTGGACGTGCTATTACAAGCTAATATCCTGCAAGGGTGTCACCTGACGAATGTCCTAGAAATCTGCAACCAGATCTTCACCTACTTCGCCTTCTTTAACAGTGTTCTCAACCCCATCCTCTACGTCATTGTAGGAAAGAACTTCCGGAAAAAAGTTCGGGAAGTCCTCAACCAGtggaataataagaaaaaagagTCCTCTGAGTCCACGCGGTCAAACTTGTCCTCTACACTGAAAACTTTGGCATAA
- the LOC139341820 gene encoding B2 bradykinin receptor-like, with translation MESAESAELVCNHTDAWDWVYTMQPAYMSIICLLGVIGNSFVLCVFCLQKRRSSVADIYLSNLAAADLLMVSCLPFWVATIINKFHWRFGKPMCQLINIVIGMNYYCSVLFLTVVSVDRYLALTRPLTQGRGRRAIWARGICFSIWIAGVLLSFPAILFRSVQFFPHLGIDACYIAYPHEGWRLRYNMTVGIVGFLIPVPIISFCSFHVTKVLRSSKKMKKGSRDSVERKAACLVLVVLAVFILCWLPYQILIFLDTLDFYEVISGCTWAYVLDIGNQLATYLGYSNSSLNPFLYVIVGKHFKQRAREVSRCVLCRRKQQWGKSGQSNANLNLTKQTQSTKI, from the coding sequence ATGGAGAGCGCTGAGAGTGCTGAGCTTGTCTGCAACCACACAGATGCATGGGATTGGGTTTACACCATGCAGCCTGCCTACATGTCCATCATCTGTCTTCTTGGAGTGATCGGCAActcctttgtgctttgtgtgttctgtctgcagAAGCGGCGCAGCTCTGTGGCTGACATCTACCTGAGCAACCTGGCAGCAGCCGATCTCCTCATGGTTTCCTGTCTGCCGTTCTGGGTTGCAACTATTATCAACAAGTTCCACTGGAGGTTTGGGAAGCCTATGTGCCAGCTTATCAACATTGTCATTGGGATGAATTATTATTGCAGTGTGCTGTTCCTGACAGTTGTGAGCGTGGACAGATACCTGGCCCTCACTAGACCCCTAACCCAGGGGAGGGGGAGACGGGCCATCTGGGCACGTGGGATTTGCTTCAGCATCTGGATTGCCGGGGTCTTGCTCAGCTTCCCTGCTATCCTCTTCCGCTCTGTCCAGTTCTTCCCTCATCTGGGCATTGACGCATGCTACATAGCGTATCCCCATGAAGGCTGGAGACTGCGCTACAACATGACTGTCGGCATAGTTGGCTTCCTTATCCCTGTTCCCATTATATCCTTTTGTAGCTTCCACGTTACTAAAGTCCTTCGGAGCAGCAAGAAGATGAAAAagggcagcagagacagcgTGGAAAGGAAGGCTGCGTGCcttgttcttgttgttcttgCTGTGTTTATTCTCTGCTGGCTGCCCTACCAGATTCTGATCTTTTTGGACACCTTGGATTTCTACGAGGTCATCTCTGGATGTACGTGGGCATACGTGTTGGACATTGGCAACCAGTTAGCCACTTACCTTGGTTACAGTAACAGTTCATTGAATCCTTTCCTGTATGTGATTGTGGGGAAGCACTTTAAGCAGAGGGCAAGGGAGGTCTCTAGATGTGTGCtgtgcaggaggaaacagcaatgGGGGAAGTCCGGTCAGTCCAATGCCAATCTCAACTTAACTAAACAAACTCAGAGTACTAAAATCTAA
- the bdkrb1 gene encoding B1 bradykinin receptor, whose product MEPVTLVSVVKLWSENSSVSLPFDPSESPVSVEWEIVQTIIPPYIFTLSLLGLLFNSFVLAVYLAHKDRLTVAEIYLSNLALADFILLCGLPFWAMYILNDFNWLYGETLCKIVNSIIIINFYTSSYTLVMISVDRYLALVKTMKARWLRRTLYAKVICFILWILGFLLSTPTMVHRKVKFIEDLETMSCVLDYNHGSFWKLAHQILLNVMGFMLPVLVIVFCSGNIIKSLAQRKESVGCHGLNDTKATVLVYIVTLLFLLCWGPFQVITFLDTLCDIQALDEMLWSHTLNIGGQVSVYLAFLNSALNPLLYVFSGQYFRKKVSAIYRRTRQHRRGSDMTTYQRSVVSTYVNRVEQIKPVVIFNANDEM is encoded by the coding sequence ATGGAGCCAGTGACACTTGTATCTGTGGTGAAACTGTGGTCTGAAAACTCCAGTGTGTCCCTGCCCTTCGATCCATCAGAGTCTCCAGTCTCTGTGGAATGGGAGATTGTCCAGACCATCATCCCCCCTTACATCTTCACCTTATCCCTGCTGGGCCTTCTCTTTAACAGCTTTGTCCTGGCAGTGTACCTCGCCCACAAGGATCGACTGACTGTGGCGGAGATCTACCTGAGCAACCTGGCACTAGCTGACTTTATTCTCCTGTGTGGCCTCCCCTTCTGGGCGATGTACATCCTCAATGACTTTAACTGGCTGTATGGAGAAACCTTGTGCAAAATAGTCAACTCCATCATAATCATCAATTTCTACACCAGCAGCTACACCCTGGTCATGATTAGTGTTGATCGCTACCTGGCACTAGTGAAGACTATGAAGGCCAGGTGGCTGAGACGGACACTTTACGCCAAGGTGATCTGCTTCATCTTGTGGATATTAGGGTTCTTACTGAGCACACCAACCATGGTTCACAGAAAGGTGAAGTTCATTGAGGACTTAGAGACAATGTCCTGTGTGCTGGATTATAATCATGGCAGCTTTTGGAAGTTGGCCCATCAGATACTGCTGAACGTGATGGGCTTCATGCTCCCTGTTCTGGTCATTGTTTTCTGCAGTGGGAACATAATCAAGTCTTTAGCTCAGAGGAAGGAGAGTGTAGGTTGTCATGGCCTCAATGACACAAAGGCTACAGTACTGGTGTATATTGTCACATTACTATTCTTGCTGTGTTGGGGTCCCTTCCAGGTAATCACTTTCCTCGACACACTCTGTGACATCCAAGCATTGGATGAGATGCTGTGGTCCCACACCCTCAACATCGGAGGCCAGGTCTCAGTGTATCTGGCCTTTCTCAACAGTGCTCTGAACCCACTGCTGTATGTCTTCTCAGGACAGTACTTTAGGAAGAAAGTTAGTGCCATCTACAGGAGGACTAGACAGCATCGCAGAGGATCAGATATGACAACATACCAGCGCTCTGTTGTGTCAACTTACGTCAACAGAGTGGAGCAAATTAAGCCTGTAGTCATTTTTAATGCCAATGATGAGATGTGA